TATCAGCGTTTATGGCAATAAAAGGAACCTGTGTTTCATCCGATGAAGGGATCGTGGAAGAAGATCCTGCACATACAATCCGCAATTTTGTGCGGCTTGGAAATGATGGCTCCCCGGTGATGGACAATATTATTCTTGATATTATGTTTAGCAAGCGTACAGGGAAAACGTTGGAATAATTAGATTATGAAATGAAGAAAAGGTATTCTGATTCCTCTGAAAAGAGTATTCAGAATACCTTTTGTATTTTGTAAAAAAGAAAAGTAATCCTGTAAAATTATTTGATGGTCAGGCCGCTCCAGAACTCATCTGCCACCAGTGCCACATAAGTCTTACCGGTGTTGATGGTGATCTCGTTGCCGTCTTTGTCATAGTAACGGGTCGGATCGGTGTCGCTGGTCTTCTCCCAGGTTACCGGGATTGCCTTGCCGCCTGTGATGTAGTAGCCTTCCCGTCCGCTGTCTACAGAGTAAAAAATCATATAGCCGTTCTCATCAAACTGATGATACCGGGCGTTCTGGATCAGGACATTGGTGAAGCTCATCTGTTTATTGTTATCCAGAGGATCCACATGTGCAGAACCGTACTCGGAATACATATACAGGCCGGTGGAAGCATCATAGTTCAGCTTGGAATTGTTATGCTCAAACGGGAAATCAATCTCTGTGCAGTCAATGGAATCAGATGCAGTGGACAGATCTACCGGGTTGCTTTCGGAAGCAAACTGATAATGCGGGCCAGTGTAGTACTGGTTGTAGTTGCGGTCAATCTTGGAGTTATTCTTGAAGTTCTTCTCCATGTCACCGGTCAGGATGTACTCTGTAAATTCCCTGGGCTTGCCATTATCCACACGGGAGAACGTTCCGCTGAAGTGATCAACATAAGGATTCTCCAGATGTGCATTGATATAGAACGGGCCGCCGTCATGGCAGACGATGGCATTCCACTCCGGAGCAATCTGCAGGTTTGTCGGTCTTACACTTCGCACACTGCCGATCTGCTTGACACTGTCGTAATCCTTGTACAGAGCCATGAAACGGGTAACATGTCCGTTCTTCGTGCTGTTCATCATCTCATAGACAACATCTGCGCTGTTCATGCCGTAATGCGGAAGTGCGGTCTTCTCATTGTCGATCATAACGGCGATGGGACGCTGATCCTTCAGGCTCTCATCGATCCATTCGTTGGTCAGTTCGCTGCGGTACATGCCCTCGCGGGTCTCTTCCTCCACGACAGGAGTCTCCTCCTCTGCAACAGGAGCTTCTTCCTCCTTTTCTTCTTCATCTTCGTCTGCGACAAAGGTATCATTTGAAGAAGCGGGTTCCTCTTTCTTTCCGCAGCCGATAGCCATGATGCCGACGGTCAGCGCAAGAAGGAAAAGTATAGATTTTTTCTTCATTGGTGTTACACCCTCACTCTCTTGATACTGTATTGGGCAGAAATCCTGCCAGAATCCATTATAGCACAGGTTTTCTTATAAGCCCATGGCAATTTGAAAAAAGTAAGAAAAAATTAGGATATAGTTTAAAAATATAACATGCTAAGAAAATACCAATTTTACGGGGAAAAGGGCGCGTGATACGATAAAAACAAACATTACCCACGGCCCCATTGATGTGCCGAAGATCAGTGATCTTCCCAAATAGAACGAGATTGAAAAAAACAGGAGGGACTTTTATGGGATTCAAGAGAACAAGAGAAGAAGTATGCGAGTCATTGAGTGGCGGTATGTGTGATTTTATGGAATCAGAGGTACTGTCGGTATTTTATGAGACAACACCGGAGGCTGTGAAAGAGCTTCTGCCGCCGGGTCTGTTGCCCTACAAGCGTCCGCTGATCTGCGCGGGCTACAATATTTTCCATAAAACCAATTTTGAGGTGCCATATCTGGAGGCGGCGATCTATGTGGCCGCTGTCCATGAGAAAACCGGACTGCCGGGATTTTTTGTACCGGCAATGACACTGAATGTGGATA
Above is a window of Oscillospiraceae bacterium NTUH-002-81 DNA encoding:
- a CDS encoding DUF3048 domain-containing protein; the encoded protein is MKKKSILFLLALTVGIMAIGCGKKEEPASSNDTFVADEDEEEKEEEAPVAEEETPVVEEETREGMYRSELTNEWIDESLKDQRPIAVMIDNEKTALPHYGMNSADVVYEMMNSTKNGHVTRFMALYKDYDSVKQIGSVRSVRPTNLQIAPEWNAIVCHDGGPFYINAHLENPYVDHFSGTFSRVDNGKPREFTEYILTGDMEKNFKNNSKIDRNYNQYYTGPHYQFASESNPVDLSTASDSIDCTEIDFPFEHNNSKLNYDASTGLYMYSEYGSAHVDPLDNNKQMSFTNVLIQNARYHQFDENGYMIFYSVDSGREGYYITGGKAIPVTWEKTSDTDPTRYYDKDGNEITINTGKTYVALVADEFWSGLTIK